The sequence TGTTAAAATATGATTCCGTACACGGTGTTCTTGACGCTAAAGTTGAAGCAAAAGACAACTCACTTGTTGTCGATGGAAGAGAAATTTTTGTATCTGCTGAGCGCAACCCTGCTGAGATTGGCTGGGACAAGCACGGCGTTGAAGTTGTAGTGGAATCAACTGGTTTCTTCACAAAGCGTGCAGACGCTGCGAAACACCTTGAAGCTGGCGCGAAAAAAGTCATTATTTCTGCTCCTGCTTCAGACGAAGACATTACCATTGTAATGGGGGTTAACGAAGACAAGTACGATCCAGCTAACCATCATGTGATTTCAAATGCCTCTTGTACAACAAACTGCTTAGCGCCGTTTGCAAAAGTTCTTAACGATAAATTCGGCATTCGTCGCGGCATGATGACGACTGTTCACTCTTATACAAACGATCAGCAAATCCTTGACTTACCGCATAAAGATTACCGTCGTGCTCGTGCGGCTGCGGAAAACATCATTCCGACAACAACTGGTGCAGCGAAAGCTGTTGCCCTTGTGCTACCTGAATTAAAAGGAAAGCTTAACGGCGGGGCGATGCGTGTACCAACTCCT is a genomic window of Shouchella clausii containing:
- the gap gene encoding type I glyceraldehyde-3-phosphate dehydrogenase, translating into MATKIGINGFGRIGRNVFRASLKNPNVEVVAINDLTDANMLAHLLKYDSVHGVLDAKVEAKDNSLVVDGREIFVSAERNPAEIGWDKHGVEVVVESTGFFTKRADAAKHLEAGAKKVIISAPASDEDITIVMGVNEDKYDPANHHVISNASCTTNCLAPFAKVLNDKFGIRRGMMTTVHSYTNDQQILDLPHKDYRRARAAAENIIPTTTGAAKAVALVLPELKGKLNGGAMRVPTPNVSLVDLVAELDKDVTAEEVNGALKEAAEGDLKGILAYSEEPLVSGDYNGNPHSSTIDALSTMVMEGNMVKVISWYDNESGYSHRVVDLLDYIAGKGL